From a region of the uncultured Draconibacterium sp. genome:
- a CDS encoding MFS transporter — MNKIRTSLLFNTSCLALVVTALSFGTRGGFITPWMEEFNLAGAEVGWIVGTAFWGFTLAMVILGPLVDILGIGRVMAIAFACHIIGLTWTIFAQGFWSLFFSTMFIGIANGSVEAAANPLVTALYPNNKTAKLNRFHMWFPAGIVIGGLIVFFLNEIGIGWRIQTAVMLLPTLIYGLFFFRQKFPKTERVTAGASYKDMLKACVSPLFLFMAFCMLFTAATELGTNQWIAALFNNSVSNLFGEGIGAILILVWISAIMALARLVAGPVVHRLSGIGVLLFSAVFSGIGLYLMSISSGAVLFASATVFALGIGFFWPNMLGVVAEKVPTSGALGLAIMGGIGFLGGAIAQPVLGKIYDVQTTKFGDDLAAGAATLQYVIILTAFLSLAFLYLFLKHRKKKVVEA; from the coding sequence ATGAATAAAATCAGAACTTCTTTGTTGTTTAATACCAGCTGCCTGGCTCTGGTAGTTACAGCCCTTTCCTTTGGAACCCGCGGTGGCTTTATTACTCCGTGGATGGAAGAATTTAACCTTGCGGGGGCAGAGGTTGGATGGATAGTCGGAACTGCTTTTTGGGGATTTACACTTGCCATGGTAATTTTGGGTCCCCTGGTTGATATCTTGGGCATCGGAAGAGTTATGGCTATTGCTTTTGCCTGCCATATTATTGGCCTTACATGGACCATTTTTGCACAAGGTTTTTGGTCGCTTTTCTTTTCAACCATGTTTATTGGTATTGCAAACGGAAGTGTTGAAGCTGCAGCAAATCCATTGGTTACGGCCCTTTATCCGAACAATAAAACGGCAAAGCTGAATCGCTTTCACATGTGGTTCCCGGCCGGTATTGTAATCGGAGGTCTTATTGTTTTCTTTTTAAATGAAATAGGTATCGGATGGCGTATTCAAACAGCAGTAATGTTATTACCCACTTTGATTTACGGCTTGTTTTTCTTCCGTCAAAAGTTTCCGAAAACAGAAAGGGTTACAGCCGGCGCATCGTACAAAGATATGCTTAAAGCATGTGTGTCTCCATTATTTCTTTTTATGGCCTTTTGTATGTTGTTTACAGCTGCCACCGAATTAGGAACCAACCAGTGGATTGCTGCATTATTTAATAATTCGGTAAGTAACCTATTTGGCGAAGGGATTGGAGCAATTTTGATCCTGGTGTGGATCTCAGCAATTATGGCTTTGGCCAGATTGGTTGCAGGACCGGTTGTTCACCGTTTATCGGGTATCGGAGTATTATTGTTCTCCGCTGTTTTTTCCGGAATCGGTTTATATTTAATGAGCATCTCATCCGGTGCTGTATTATTTGCATCGGCTACGGTTTTTGCACTGGGTATAGGATTCTTTTGGCCGAATATGTTGGGAGTAGTTGCCGAAAAAGTGCCTACAAGCGGGGCTTTGGGATTAGCCATAATGGGAGGAATTGGATTCCTTGGTGGAGCTATTGCTCAACCCGTATTGGGTAAAATTTATGATGTGCAAACTACCAAGTTTGGCGATGATTTAGCTGCAGGTGCAGCTACACTCCAGTATGTTATTATTCTTACCGCATTTCTTTCGCTGGCTTTTTTGTACTTGTTTTTAAAACATAGAAAAAAGAAAGTAGTAGAAGCTTAG
- a CDS encoding Gfo/Idh/MocA family oxidoreductase: MKNIDRRRFLRSASAIGVGTALIPNLLSCSPSQKVNIAIIGVGGRGRENWSKSKNENIVALCDVNDESASEGFNAFPKARRYKDYRIMFDEMANEIDAVMVSTPDHSHFPAAMAAMQLGKHVFVEKPLAHNVWQLRTLKKAAEHYNVITQMGNQGHTTDGIRKVKEWYDAGVTGEVKEIFAWFNGPEFGEGKYFTKPGQYPPAEQAIPESLDWDLWLGPAAVRPYNKVYVPRSWRGFYDFGNGELGDWACHTLDAPFWSLELGMPTIVETEFHSGSPDGFVPDKSVIRFEFPERGNKPPAVLKWYEGGLKPENRSEWGIDELPPSGMIMVGEKQSIITGGRPNNAMLIMSDEEWEDWVDNKMPAPTIPRIEGGPVKEFLDAIKGNGPMPGSNFNYATGLTEMALIGVLAQRFNTRIEYDAANMKVANHPELDHYIKEPVRAGWEYGEELW, translated from the coding sequence ATGAAAAATATTGATAGAAGAAGATTTCTTCGATCTGCTTCTGCTATAGGTGTTGGTACGGCATTAATTCCAAATTTATTGAGCTGTTCGCCTTCGCAAAAAGTTAACATAGCCATTATAGGTGTTGGTGGACGAGGTCGTGAAAACTGGAGTAAAAGCAAGAATGAAAATATTGTTGCTTTATGCGATGTAAACGACGAAAGTGCCAGTGAAGGTTTTAATGCTTTCCCTAAAGCCAGGCGATATAAAGATTACCGAATAATGTTCGACGAAATGGCTAATGAAATTGATGCCGTTATGGTATCAACACCCGATCATAGTCATTTTCCTGCTGCAATGGCGGCCATGCAATTGGGCAAACATGTTTTTGTTGAAAAACCACTGGCTCATAATGTCTGGCAATTAAGAACATTGAAAAAAGCAGCAGAACATTACAATGTAATTACGCAGATGGGCAATCAGGGGCATACAACTGATGGTATCAGGAAAGTAAAAGAATGGTACGACGCAGGAGTAACAGGAGAAGTAAAAGAAATATTTGCATGGTTTAACGGACCCGAATTTGGCGAAGGAAAATATTTCACCAAACCAGGGCAATACCCGCCTGCAGAACAAGCTATTCCTGAAAGTCTGGATTGGGATTTGTGGCTGGGGCCTGCTGCTGTTCGCCCTTATAACAAAGTTTATGTTCCCCGTTCGTGGAGAGGATTTTATGATTTCGGTAATGGCGAATTAGGCGACTGGGCCTGCCATACGCTGGATGCTCCGTTCTGGTCATTAGAATTAGGAATGCCTACTATTGTTGAAACTGAATTCCATTCGGGTTCTCCTGATGGTTTTGTACCCGACAAATCGGTAATTCGTTTTGAATTTCCGGAAAGAGGAAATAAACCACCGGCAGTTCTGAAATGGTATGAAGGCGGATTAAAACCAGAAAACAGGTCTGAATGGGGAATTGATGAATTGCCTCCTTCGGGAATGATAATGGTTGGCGAAAAGCAAAGTATAATAACCGGTGGCCGGCCAAATAATGCAATGCTGATCATGTCTGATGAAGAATGGGAAGATTGGGTTGACAACAAAATGCCAGCACCTACAATTCCAAGAATTGAGGGAGGACCCGTTAAAGAATTTTTGGATGCCATTAAAGGTAATGGCCCAATGCCCGGTTCGAACTTTAATTATGCTACCGGACTAACAGAAATGGCTCTTATAGGCGTACTTGCTCAGCGTTTTAATACTCGTATTGAATACGACGCAGCAAACATGAAGGTAGCCAACCATCCTGAGTTGGATCATTACATTAAAGAGCCCGTTCGTGCAGGATGGGAATACGGTGAAGAACTTTGGTAA
- a CDS encoding RagB/SusD family nutrient uptake outer membrane protein → MKRNINNILRLGILTLFILSIFACDQEDFLENIDKANLSDATQWASDGNADIFLNDVYSELANKWNTSENLDYYTDDYNISHYYTASNWRQGVCLAPSSSTTNAWFGTEGPTEGYYSWENFFVYVRKANTFIQKIEENKENFSTDWYNKRMDEAKFLRAFFYSEMFMHYGGLPIITDPLDRNSMSEDELLYPRETFGATFDFIVSELEAIVNNGNLPVKYNAGDGEAGHATIGAALALKGWMELFAASELFNSGSAYLSDPDNVVHFASPRAGLYAQAAATNKKFIDMYGDGQYYELFDDIANLWRAANEYNSEVIWDRQIVANVGGMGANYERRGGPTYVLGQYMTWGNYNPTQELVDKFKMANGKDINDPTSGYDPQNPYADREPRFYDFIVYDGAPYKLDWMPETDIIYTRIDETYPNPDKTNQIDLAGKTDAGDSGYYQKKKLNPDAAPADDASGQNFVYYRYAEVLLNYAEAQNEAVGPDASVYSAINKIRARGGISDLEPGLSQEEMREAIRDERRVELCFENKRYHDNKRWKIAEQTMGTQRHNMVIRNTVPSDNSGVWVYSVEEEVKWTAAFNLKQYMTPIPQDVIDQNPKIVQNPGY, encoded by the coding sequence ATGAAAAGAAATATAAATAATATACTCCGCTTAGGAATATTAACCTTGTTTATACTAAGTATATTCGCCTGCGATCAGGAGGATTTCCTGGAAAATATTGATAAAGCAAACCTTAGTGATGCTACACAATGGGCATCAGATGGTAATGCCGATATTTTCCTAAATGACGTATATAGTGAACTTGCAAATAAATGGAATACCTCTGAAAATTTAGATTATTATACCGATGATTACAATATCAGTCACTATTATACGGCTTCCAACTGGAGACAGGGAGTATGTCTTGCTCCATCGTCAAGTACAACTAATGCCTGGTTTGGAACAGAAGGACCAACCGAAGGCTATTATTCATGGGAAAACTTTTTTGTTTATGTAAGAAAGGCCAATACGTTTATTCAAAAGATCGAAGAAAATAAAGAAAACTTTTCTACCGACTGGTACAATAAACGTATGGATGAAGCCAAATTTTTAAGAGCATTTTTCTATAGTGAAATGTTTATGCATTACGGTGGTTTGCCTATTATTACTGATCCACTCGACAGAAATTCTATGTCAGAAGATGAATTGCTCTATCCAAGAGAAACATTTGGTGCCACATTTGATTTTATTGTTAGTGAGCTGGAAGCAATCGTTAATAACGGAAATTTACCTGTGAAATACAATGCAGGAGACGGAGAAGCCGGACATGCAACAATAGGTGCAGCCCTGGCATTAAAAGGTTGGATGGAACTGTTTGCAGCCAGCGAACTTTTTAACAGCGGTTCAGCTTACCTTTCTGACCCGGATAACGTTGTTCATTTTGCATCACCAAGAGCGGGATTATACGCACAAGCAGCGGCAACAAATAAAAAGTTTATCGATATGTATGGCGACGGGCAGTATTACGAACTATTTGATGATATTGCTAACTTATGGCGGGCAGCAAACGAATATAACTCTGAGGTTATTTGGGACAGGCAAATTGTTGCCAATGTTGGAGGTATGGGAGCCAACTATGAAAGACGAGGTGGCCCTACTTATGTATTAGGCCAATATATGACCTGGGGTAATTATAACCCAACGCAGGAACTGGTTGACAAATTCAAGATGGCAAATGGAAAAGACATCAACGATCCAACTTCCGGTTACGATCCACAAAATCCATATGCGGACAGAGAACCTCGGTTTTACGATTTTATCGTTTACGATGGAGCTCCTTATAAACTGGACTGGATGCCGGAAACAGACATTATTTATACCCGAATTGATGAAACCTATCCAAATCCTGATAAAACCAACCAGATTGATTTGGCCGGTAAAACTGATGCGGGCGATTCAGGTTATTATCAAAAGAAAAAACTGAATCCTGATGCAGCTCCTGCCGATGACGCCAGTGGACAGAACTTTGTTTACTATCGCTATGCCGAAGTGCTGTTAAATTATGCCGAAGCACAAAATGAGGCTGTAGGCCCCGACGCATCGGTTTACAGTGCAATCAATAAAATAAGGGCGCGCGGAGGTATTTCAGATCTTGAACCAGGTTTATCTCAGGAAGAAATGCGTGAGGCAATTCGAGACGAACGTCGTGTTGAACTTTGTTTCGAAAATAAAAGATACCATGATAACAAACGTTGGAAAATTGCCGAACAAACAATGGGTACCCAGCGTCACAACATGGTGATTAGGAACACTGTTCCAAGCGACAATTCAGGAGTTTGGGTATATAGTGTTGAAGAAGAAGTGAAGTGGACTGCTGCATTTAATCTGAAACAATATATGACACCTATTCCTCAGGATGTTATTGATCAAAATCCTAAAATCGTACAAAATCCGGGATATTAA
- a CDS encoding glycoside hydrolase family 9 protein, producing MKKLSFLFYFLFVFITNNLNAQEFKLITSGYFQNHGVDVMAFDDIYPEGHQGGVSLIMHGNRIATNGDIRLEPTPGQWQPVPKQRDRVTNQDKNTITAYLSFPDSSRHITGFNPMVYPDLQINYTVNVEGKGSSVIVTVDLEQPIPQNYLGKVGFNMELFPGALFGKPWIMDDKTGVFPQQPNGPTLYEPSNYNDPGNFNPDGKASAEHLAGEGYSPIIADDIVAEPYAQGHHFVVRPDDPYGKFSIESKGTALKLYDGRMNHNNGWFVVRSEIPAGKTKEAIKWIITPNVVEDWLYTPVVQTSQVGYHGNQQKTAIIELDKRTEKNETPALFKITASGEEEILSKPGEEWGQFLRYNYLKFDFTEINEPGLYQVHYGNSASPVFRIDDAVYDRGVWQPVLEYFLPVQMCHMRVNEKYRVWHDDCHMDDAKMAPVNFNHIDGYVQGESTLTDYSPGDVVPGLNIGGWHDAGDFDLRVESQAGEAYILALAYEAFGVDYDATSIDQQKRITEIHQPDGKADLLQQVENGALTVIGGYRALGRLYRGIICNNLRQYVMLGDASAMTDNISGNDDDRWVFTENNPYRELTTAAQMAATARVLKGFNDTLSAQALDCAKTLFEVTEANGRSKAAKIHAATELYLTTGDDIYKNYLFSETEFITRAIGFVGWYIGRAEKKINDPDFTKAIREAMSGLNEQIKKQGAETPYGIPYRPQIWGAGWDIQSFGFKQYFLHTAYPDIFSSEYIYNALNFILGCHPGSNTSSFASGIGARSATVGYGLNRADWSYIPGGVVSGTALIRPDFPELLEFPYLWQQVEYVLGGGSSHYMFLALAAQQLLAKE from the coding sequence ATGAAGAAACTTTCTTTCCTTTTCTATTTTCTGTTTGTATTCATTACGAACAACCTCAACGCGCAGGAATTTAAACTTATAACATCCGGATATTTTCAAAACCATGGAGTGGATGTAATGGCCTTCGATGATATTTACCCTGAAGGACATCAGGGCGGTGTTTCACTGATTATGCACGGGAACCGAATTGCCACCAATGGCGACATCAGATTGGAGCCTACTCCCGGACAATGGCAGCCGGTGCCAAAACAACGCGACCGCGTTACGAACCAGGATAAAAATACGATTACTGCGTATTTAAGTTTTCCCGACTCATCGCGCCACATTACGGGCTTTAACCCTATGGTTTACCCCGATTTGCAAATCAACTACACCGTAAATGTTGAAGGCAAAGGCAGCTCGGTTATCGTCACCGTTGACCTGGAGCAGCCCATTCCGCAAAACTACCTCGGTAAAGTGGGTTTTAATATGGAGCTTTTCCCGGGAGCTTTGTTTGGTAAGCCCTGGATCATGGACGATAAAACAGGAGTTTTCCCGCAACAACCCAATGGGCCAACTCTTTACGAACCTTCGAATTACAACGATCCGGGCAATTTTAATCCTGATGGAAAAGCTTCGGCTGAACACCTTGCCGGAGAGGGATATAGTCCGATAATTGCAGACGATATTGTTGCTGAGCCATATGCACAGGGGCACCACTTTGTTGTACGCCCAGATGATCCATACGGTAAATTCAGCATTGAAAGTAAGGGAACTGCCTTAAAACTATACGACGGCCGCATGAATCACAACAATGGCTGGTTTGTGGTACGAAGCGAAATTCCCGCAGGAAAAACAAAAGAGGCCATAAAATGGATCATTACACCTAATGTTGTTGAAGACTGGCTTTATACACCGGTTGTTCAAACGTCACAAGTTGGTTATCACGGCAATCAACAAAAAACAGCTATTATAGAACTCGATAAACGCACCGAAAAAAATGAAACTCCTGCGCTATTCAAAATTACCGCTTCGGGTGAAGAAGAAATACTCAGCAAACCCGGTGAAGAATGGGGCCAGTTTTTGCGCTACAACTACCTGAAATTCGATTTCACGGAAATAAACGAGCCCGGACTTTACCAGGTGCATTACGGCAATTCTGCTTCTCCGGTTTTTCGGATTGATGATGCTGTTTACGATCGCGGAGTTTGGCAACCGGTACTGGAATATTTCCTTCCCGTTCAAATGTGCCACATGCGGGTAAACGAAAAATACCGTGTTTGGCATGATGACTGCCATATGGATGATGCGAAAATGGCCCCGGTTAATTTTAACCACATCGATGGGTATGTGCAGGGAGAGTCCACTTTAACTGATTATTCGCCCGGCGACGTTGTACCCGGATTAAATATTGGTGGCTGGCACGATGCCGGCGACTTCGACCTCCGTGTTGAATCGCAGGCTGGCGAAGCTTATATTCTGGCTCTTGCTTACGAAGCATTTGGAGTGGACTATGATGCCACTTCCATCGATCAGCAAAAACGAATAACCGAGATCCACCAGCCCGATGGAAAAGCCGACCTTTTGCAACAGGTTGAAAATGGTGCGCTTACTGTAATTGGCGGATACCGGGCGCTGGGCCGTCTTTACCGCGGAATAATTTGTAACAACCTTAGACAATATGTAATGTTGGGCGATGCATCGGCAATGACCGACAACATTTCGGGTAACGATGACGACCGCTGGGTATTTACCGAAAACAACCCTTACCGCGAATTGACCACAGCCGCACAAATGGCTGCTACAGCCCGGGTTCTCAAAGGTTTTAACGATACACTCAGCGCGCAGGCTCTTGATTGTGCCAAAACCTTATTTGAGGTTACTGAAGCAAACGGTCGGTCCAAAGCGGCAAAAATACACGCGGCAACCGAGCTGTACCTTACTACCGGCGATGATATTTACAAAAATTACCTGTTTTCCGAAACCGAATTTATTACGCGAGCAATAGGATTTGTTGGCTGGTACATTGGCCGTGCCGAGAAAAAAATAAATGATCCTGATTTTACCAAAGCAATCAGGGAAGCCATGAGTGGCCTAAACGAACAAATAAAAAAACAAGGCGCCGAAACTCCATACGGAATTCCATATCGCCCACAAATCTGGGGTGCCGGCTGGGATATTCAGTCCTTTGGTTTTAAGCAATACTTTTTACATACGGCCTACCCCGATATTTTTAGCTCAGAATATATTTACAATGCCTTGAATTTTATTTTGGGTTGCCATCCGGGCTCTAATACTTCTTCGTTTGCTTCAGGAATTGGTGCGCGCTCAGCAACTGTTGGCTATGGTTTAAATCGTGCCGACTGGTCGTATATTCCGGGTGGCGTAGTGTCGGGTACTGCACTTATTCGCCCCGATTTTCCGGAACTGCTCGAATTCCCCTACCTGTGGCAACAGGTTGAATATGTGCTTGGCGGAGGCTCGTCGCATTATATGTTTTTGGCTTTGGCTGCTCAACAGCTATTAGCCAAAGAATAA
- a CDS encoding Gfo/Idh/MocA family oxidoreductase, whose protein sequence is MTNFSRRRFIQTSSIGAAGITALPLLQSFKAGANDTIRVGFIGLGQQAMNLLNGFRHIKGVEVVAGADVYGIKRKRFEKQVKEYYPDGEVTTYLDYRPIIDRNDIDAVVIATPDHWHAMIAIDACNAGKDIYQEKPITFTIKESIKVAEAVRRNNVIFATGSQQRSDSNYQHAVSMVHREAFGKLTKVQAYVGPGPDPYDLPAEPIPEGLDWNRWLGPLPHSIHFNSALALPISIDPPVRERGWGRWRYYKETGGGFTCDWGAHNFDIGQWALKKDHSGPVKVIPPGYQGAKFLTYVYDNGLEMVNEPYDERKTLGLKFWGEDGWIEVSRGKIAASDKSLLPSDQGEKDAGLYERSAGHVEDFINSVRSRRDPIAPVEVGQRTVTCCILGNIAYELNRPVRWSPDAQYFVNDPEAEKYFHREYHNGYKL, encoded by the coding sequence ATGACAAATTTTTCAAGAAGAAGGTTTATTCAAACCAGTTCAATTGGAGCCGCAGGTATAACTGCGTTGCCATTATTACAAAGTTTTAAGGCTGGTGCCAACGATACAATACGTGTTGGATTTATTGGCCTTGGTCAGCAAGCGATGAACTTATTAAACGGATTCCGTCACATAAAAGGAGTCGAAGTAGTTGCAGGGGCAGATGTTTACGGTATAAAAAGAAAACGGTTCGAGAAACAGGTTAAAGAATATTACCCTGATGGAGAGGTGACCACCTATTTGGATTACCGCCCTATTATTGATCGTAATGATATTGATGCAGTAGTAATTGCAACACCCGACCACTGGCACGCCATGATCGCTATTGATGCATGTAATGCCGGTAAAGACATTTATCAGGAAAAGCCAATAACTTTTACAATCAAAGAAAGTATAAAAGTTGCCGAGGCTGTGCGTCGTAATAATGTGATTTTCGCCACAGGAAGCCAGCAACGTTCCGACAGCAATTATCAACATGCCGTTAGTATGGTTCATCGGGAAGCCTTCGGAAAACTCACAAAAGTACAAGCTTATGTAGGTCCGGGCCCTGATCCGTACGACTTACCCGCAGAACCAATTCCTGAAGGTCTGGACTGGAATCGTTGGTTGGGGCCACTTCCACATAGTATTCATTTTAATTCAGCACTTGCATTACCAATTTCTATAGATCCACCGGTAAGAGAAAGAGGCTGGGGACGATGGAGATATTATAAAGAAACAGGCGGAGGATTTACCTGCGACTGGGGTGCACATAATTTCGATATTGGCCAGTGGGCTTTGAAAAAAGACCACAGTGGTCCGGTAAAAGTTATTCCACCGGGTTACCAGGGAGCCAAATTCCTGACCTATGTGTACGATAATGGCCTTGAAATGGTAAATGAGCCTTACGACGAAAGAAAAACTCTCGGTCTTAAATTCTGGGGAGAAGATGGATGGATTGAAGTTTCAAGAGGAAAAATTGCGGCTTCTGACAAATCATTACTACCTTCTGATCAGGGAGAAAAAGATGCAGGACTTTATGAAAGAAGCGCAGGACATGTGGAAGACTTTATCAATTCAGTACGGTCACGACGAGATCCTATTGCACCGGTAGAAGTTGGTCAGAGAACAGTTACATGTTGTATATTAGGAAACATTGCCTACGAATTGAACCGTCCGGTACGATGGTCTCCTGATGCCCAGTATTTTGTCAACGATCCGGAAGCTGAAAAATATTTTCACAGGGAATACCACAATGGATACAAATTATAA
- a CDS encoding ThuA domain-containing protein, protein MNSFSRRKFVQTTIAAGAGGILLPKNMARAGGQQTNDSLKGKKVLYVWGGWPGHEPEQSVDIFVPWMRSEGAEVVVSDTLDSYLDKDLMDSRDLIIQIVTMSQITREQESGLLNAVKNNGTGIAGWHGGLNDSFRNNTEYQFMIGSQWVAHPGNVIDFRVNIVDHDDPITAGLDDFDLHSEQYYMHVDPNVKVLSTTKFIAGHAPWADGCVMPVAYKKYYGEGRIFFSSSGHVMADFEVPEAMEIMKRGIRWASESKYQPKESWVSPAY, encoded by the coding sequence ATGAATTCTTTTTCAAGAAGAAAATTTGTACAAACCACAATAGCAGCAGGAGCCGGAGGGATCCTGCTGCCTAAAAATATGGCAAGAGCCGGAGGACAACAAACAAATGACTCACTAAAGGGCAAAAAGGTACTTTATGTTTGGGGAGGCTGGCCGGGGCACGAGCCGGAACAGTCTGTTGATATATTTGTCCCATGGATGCGTTCTGAAGGAGCAGAAGTTGTTGTATCTGATACTCTTGATTCATACCTCGATAAAGATCTGATGGACTCAAGAGATCTTATCATTCAAATCGTCACAATGTCTCAAATTACAAGAGAACAGGAAAGTGGCCTCTTAAATGCAGTCAAAAATAATGGAACCGGAATTGCCGGATGGCACGGCGGTCTTAATGATTCGTTCAGGAACAATACCGAGTACCAGTTTATGATTGGCTCGCAATGGGTAGCACATCCCGGTAACGTTATCGATTTCAGGGTTAATATTGTCGATCATGATGATCCGATAACCGCAGGTCTCGACGATTTTGATTTGCACTCGGAACAATATTACATGCATGTTGATCCGAACGTTAAAGTACTTTCAACAACAAAATTTATTGCAGGTCATGCGCCATGGGCCGATGGCTGTGTAATGCCGGTAGCTTACAAAAAATATTATGGCGAAGGAAGGATCTTTTTTTCCTCTTCGGGTCATGTGATGGCAGATTTCGAAGTTCCTGAAGCCATGGAAATCATGAAAAGAGGAATACGCTGGGCCAGCGAAAGTAAATATCAGCCCAAAGAAAGTTGGGTGAGCCCTGCCTACTAA